The proteins below come from a single Micromonas commoda chromosome 8, complete sequence genomic window:
- a CDS encoding predicted protein produces MSTLSNISSAMFSVPHADSSRRRDANGAGKKANLGNKLMNAINLPMAWYDLEETGAETVHKPSYLKIAFVLINIIGALAFAGQCFYHYVATVPETTVSAQDKSGTDGWTCRPLVGDKIYGLNMTYDECMTKEYVPPTVDNLIRYGHYGLLVYSGFDGSQPPSSYDGPWNFTTGLRYSINTMTLYHKPFPHLSDVVYSYPDTCVVPFYKGYEKHSKFNPQDGYMSPTEMPFSEAYKRGYDYFNGYGYIGLANKELKWDSSCTLDTPWNCGQYGTFHPSNETDYVAKCDGAISAAEQADLFENGTYSFPHVFAAPSELRWAAPASAQPYTEKGKGDYFVIYKQKCVGITPLYPKTTTLKLVTDKSRPRGDDDFFGKQRCNFYEKQIGVESFEYLFSQPNCHPCQIFKENAPFFCKREVRKTWVTIFALSISNTLFFMGILITWAPVVLRGLFSKEQQTE; encoded by the coding sequence ATGTCCACATTATCAAACATATCCTCGGCGATGTTCTCCGTGCCCCATGCCGATTCGAGTAGGAGACGTGATGCGAACGGGGCCGGCAAGAAGGCGAATCTCGGCAACAAACTGATGAACGCCATCAATCTGCCGATGGCGTGGTACGACTTGGAGGAAACGGGTGCGGAAACGGTGCATAAGCCCAGTTACCTGAAAATTGCTTTCGTCTTAATAAACATCATCGGCGCACTCGCGTTTGCCGGGCAGTGCTTTTATCACTACGTGGCCACGGTTCCAGAGACAACGGTGTCTGCTCAGGATAAGTCGGGAACTGACGGGTGGACATGCCGCCCCCTCGTTGGCGACAAGATTTACGGGCTGAACATGACGTACGACGAATGTATGACCAAGGAGTACGTGCCACCGACAGTCGATAATTTGATTCGCTACGGCCATTACGGATTATTGGTGTATAGCGGCTTTGATGGATCCCAGCCGCCGTCCAGTTACGACGGGCCATGGAACTTCACCACCGGACTTCGGTACAGCATCAACACAATGACCCTTTACCACAAGCCCTTCCCGCATCTTTCCGACGTCGTGTACAGCTATCCGGACACTTGCGTGGTTCCGTTTTACAAGGGGTACGAAAAACATTCCAAGTTTAATCCGCAAGATGGGTACATGTCGCCGACCGAGATGCCCTTCTCCGAGGCGTACAAGAGAGGCTACGATTATTTTAACGGTTACGGCTACATCGGGTTGGCCAACAAAGAGCTAAAGTGGGATTCCTCTTGCACCCTCGACACGCCTTGGAATTGCGGTCAATATGGCACGTTCCATCCGTCGAACGAGACGGATTATGTCGCAAAGTGCGACGGAGCCATCTCCGCAGCGGAACAAGCCGACCTCTTTGAAAATGGCACATACTCCTTCCCACATGTCTTCGCAGCACCATCGGAGTTGAGGTGGGCCGCGCCGGCTTCCGCTCAGCCTTATACCGAGAAGGGTAAAGGCGATTACTTTGTCATTTACAAGCAGAAGTGTGTGGGAATCACGCCCTTATATCCGAAGACCACCACGCTCAAGTTGGTCACAGATAAGAGCCGTccccgaggcgacgacgacttcttCGGCAAGCAACGGTGCAACTTTTACGAGAAACAGATTGGTGTCGAGTCGTTCGAGTACCTGTTCTCTCAGCCCAACTGTCACCCGTGCCAAATCTTCAAGGAGAATGCCCCGTTCTTCTGCAAGCGCGAAGTTAGGAAGACGTGGGTGACCATATTCGCGCTCTCGATATCGAACACACTTTTCTTCATGGGTATTCTGATAACTTGGGCACCGGTTGTTCTTCGTGGGTTATTCAGCAAAGAACAACAAACAGAATAG
- a CDS encoding predicted protein, whose product MKFGQKFTEIIAATHPSVSDQFLCYKTLKKCLKAIPEYKATTANGDTTIKPGEKRKLTDEQRLFLKTLNAELQKFNRFFISAEEDFVMKETKLEAAYRQVVNTDGSRAPRFTMQRCRAACRALADFHGELVLMEHWVSLNYTALVKILKKHDKRSNLSLRSPFLVSVLQQPFYSTEVLTQLITKTESRFRKLNALIASRGNEAEANGSETNGHVANGADAEDNEDVVATVSTAEVSLSLSRTKAAMECWNGLKDSDSIKRPLGDVPVLLQAKRARSS is encoded by the exons ATGAAGTTCGGCCAAAAATTCACCGAGATTATCGCCGCGACTCACCCATCAGTGAGCGACCAG TTCCTGTGCTACAAGACGCTGAAGAAGTGCCTCAAGGCCATCCCGGAGTACaaggcgacgaccgcgaatGGTGATACCACGATCAAGCCCGGGGAAAAGCGTAAGCTGACCGACGAGCAGAGGCTGTTCCTCAAGACGCTCAACGCTGAGCTGCAAAAGTTTAACAGATTCTTCATCTCGGCTGAGGAGGACTTCGTGATGAAGGAGACGAAACTGGAGGCGGCGTACAGACAGGTGGTGAACACAGACGGCAGcagggcgccgaggttcaCGATGCAAAGgtgccgcgccgcgtgccgggcgctcgcggacttccacggcgagctcgtcctgaTGGAGCACTGGGTCAGCCTCAACTACACTGCGCTGGTGAAAATCCTGAAGAAGCACGACAAGCGCTCAAACCTGTCGCTTCGCTCGCCTTTCCTCGTCAGCGTCCTGCAGCAACCGTTCTACAGCACCGAAGTACTCACGCAGCTCATCACTAAAACAGAATCCAGGTTTCGCAAGCtcaacgcgctcatcgcATCCAGAGGGAACGAGGCTGAGGCGAATGGGAGTGAGACGAACGGGCACGTTGCAAATGGCGCGGATGCCGAGGACAACGAGGACGTGGTGGCGACGGTCAGCACCGCAGAGGTGTCTCTATCTCTGTCCAGGACCAAAGCCGCAATGGAGTGCTGGAACGGTCTGAAGGATTCGGACTCGATCAAGCGACCGCTGGGGGACGTGCCGGTGCTTCTTCAGGCCAagagggcgaggagctcgtga
- a CDS encoding predicted protein, which translates to PPPPQLLSVAPMMDYTTAHFRHLCRLLSRHTWLYTEMEVDQTLVHTDHPRLDRYLDFPTATHPSVLQLGGSDPETMARATAVAAPYGYDEINLNCGCPSPKVAGKGAFGAALMLEPELVRDVVAAMRENSGGAPVTVKCRIGVDDHDSYDDLCRFVETVACAMVPTRTDGRPLFAIHARKALLAGLSPAENRTVPPLRYEWAYALARDFPEVAFVVNGGIDTLEEAAEVARGVGVPTGGGRLVGTMIGRAVHADPWGVLSDADVRVFGAESNPRTSRRDLLNEYVKYCDATRGRFGTTKDGYSVPSTRHLMHPLQNLFLGEPNAKVWRRRVDEALKEDARNPDVTVGDILERTLGVLSDETLDAPPGDGSTNARHGVKRSGVTLGNLPPMPTRGALVPASR; encoded by the coding sequence ccgcccccgccccagctcctctccgtcgcgcccatgATGGACTACACCACCGCGCACTTCAGGCACCTCTGCCGCCTGCTGTCGCGGCACACGTGGCTGTACACGGAGATGGAGGTGGACCAGACCCTGGTGCACACGGACCATCCGCGGCTGGACCGCTACCTCGACTTtcccacggcgacgcacccCAGCGTCTTGCAGCTGGGCGGCTCGGATCCGGAgacgatggcgcgcgcgacggcggtggcggcgccgtACGGCTACGACGAGATCAACCTCAACTGTGGGTGCCCCTCGCCGAAGGTGGCGGGCAAGGGCGCCTTCGGTGCCGCGCTCATGCTGGAGCCCGAACTGGTcagggacgtcgtcgcggcgatgagggaaaacagcggcggcgccccggtGACGGTGAAGTGCCGcatcggcgtggacgacCACGACTCGTACGACGATCTCTGCAGGTTCGTGGAGACGGTGGCGTGCGCGATGgtcccgacgcggacggacGGCAGGCCGTTGTTCGCGATACACGCGAGGaaggcgctgctcgcgggtCTATCCCCGGCGGAGAACCGGACGGTGCCGCCGCTTCGGTACGAGTGGGCGTACGCCCTCGCGAGGGACTTTCCCGAGGTGGCATTCGTCGTCAACGGCGGCATCGAcacgctcgaggaggcggcggaggttgcgcgcggggtcggggtgccgacgggcgGGGGTCGGCTGGTCGGGACGATGATCGGGAGGGCGGTTCACGCGGATCCGTGGGGCGTCctgagcgacgcggacgtgagGGTGTTCGGGGCCGAGTCCAACCCGCGGACGTCCAGGCGCGACCTGCTGAACGAGTACGTCAAGTactgcgacgcgacgcgcgggcgttTCGGGACGACGAAGGACGGGTACTCGGTGCCGAGCACGCGGCACCTCATGCACCCGCTGCAGAATTTGTTTTTGGGCGAGCCCAACGCGAAGgtttggcgtcgccgcgtcgacgaggcgctcaaggaggaCGCCAGGAACCCGGACGTGACGGTGGGGGATATCCTAGAGCGGACCCTCGGGGTGCTGTCGGACGAGACgctggacgcgccgccgggagaTGGAAGCACGAACGCGAGGCACGGGGTTAAGAGGAGCGGGGTGACGCTCGGGAATctgccgccgatgccgacgcgaggcgcgcttGTTCCCGCGAGCCGATAA
- a CDS encoding predicted protein: protein RVVIVGLGPAGLFAALALAEAGVPVTVLERGQPVEGRGRDIGALFARRVLNSDSNLCYGEGGAGTWSDGKLTTRIGRNSDDVRTVLRSLVAFGAPPEILVTGKPHLGTDRLVRILRNAREYLVGRGADIRFGCTVDRVLFENTDDTGDGRSMRACGVVVRKNSRGDTGSERPGAPETLKAKAVILAAGHSARNLMENLLTDGIELKYQPFAAGFRIEHPQALLNELQYGEDLASLAAKGKGPLPVADYRLAHQCRSDVEVSASPGAEYVQRACYSFCMCPGGQIVPTSTVPEELCVNGMSFSKRGSDWANSGLVSTITEADAMPFCAAPGREALAGLDFQRHIEREASRMGGGDLTVPVQTAPDFIEGRESDPAALPTSSYRLGVVPARLDLLYPPAVTEAVRESLIAFDRKVPGFAGPDALLHAPEARTSSPVRVVRDSEDYQSATAAGFFPVGEGAGYAGGIVSAAVDGLCAAGRVGAFVEGG, encoded by the coding sequence agggTGGTGATCGTGGGTCTCGGACCCGCGGGActcttcgcggcgctcgcactcgcggaggctggcgtGCCGGTGACGGTGCTGGAGCGCGGGCAGCCGGTGgagggacgcggccgcgacaTCGGCGCTCTCTTCGCCAGGCGCGTTTTAAACTCGGACAGTAACCTGTGttacggcgagggcggcgcgggaacgTGGTCGGACGGCAAGCTCACGACGCGCATCGGAAGGAacagcgacgacgtgcgcacGGTGTTGAGATCGCTCGTGGCGttcggggcgccgccggagatTTTGGTGACTGGGAAGCCCCACCTGGGCACGGACAGGCTGGTTCGAATACTCAGAAACGCGAGGGAGTACCTCGTCGGCAGGGGCGCGGATATACGCTTCGGGTGCACCGTGGACAGGGTGCTGTTCGAGAATACCGACGATAccggcgacgggaggagCATGAGGGCGTGCGGGGTCGTAGTGCGGAAGAATAGCCGCGGCGACACGGGCTCCGAgcggcccggcgcgcccgagaCTCTCAAGGCGAAAGCCGTGATACTCGCGGCGGGTCACTCCGCGAGGAACCTGATGGAGAACCTCCTGACGGACGGCATCGAGCTCAAGTATcagccgttcgcggcggggttcaGGATCGAACACCCGCAGGCGCTGCTCAACGAGCTTCAGTacggcgaggacctcgcgtcgctcgccgcgaagggcaAGGGGccgctccccgtcgccgattACCGGCTCGCGCACCAGTGCCGatccgacgtcgaggtcTCCGCGTCACCCGGCGCGGAGTACGTCCAGCGGGCGTGCTACTCGTTCTGCATGTGTCCCGGCGGTCAGATCGTTCCCACCAGCACCGTCCCCGAGGAGCTTTGCGTGAACGGGATGTCCTTCTCGAAGCGGGGGAGCGATTGGGCCAACAGCGGTTTGGTGTCGACAATTACCGAGGCTGACGCGATGCCCTTCTGTgccgcgcccgggcgcgaggcgttgGCGGGGCTCGACTTTCAGCGGCacatcgagcgcgaggcgtcgcgcatgggcggcggcgacctgaCCGTGCCGGTGCAGACCGCGCCCGACTTCATCGAGGGGAGAGAGagcgaccccgccgcgttgCCGACGTCTTCGTAccggctcggcgtcgtccccgccagGCTCGACTTGCTGTACCCGCCCGCGGTTACCGAGGCGGTGCGCGAATCCCTCATCGCGTTCGACAGGAAGGTGCCCGGTTTTGCCGGCCCCGACGCGCTTCTACACGCCCCCGAGGCGAGGACGTCCAgccccgttcgcgtcgtccgcgactCGGAGGATTACCAgagcgccacggcggcgggtttcTTCCCGGTGGGCGAAGGCGCGGGGTACGCGGGCGGGatcgtgagcgccgcggtggacgggtTGTGCGCGGCTGGAAGGGTCGGGGCGTTCGTGGAGGGGGGGTGA
- a CDS encoding hypothetical protein (Protein of unknown function (DUF1640) is a family consisting of sequences derived from hypothetical eukaryotic proteins. A region approximately 100 residues in length is featured. conserved uncharacterized DUF1640 protein), producing MASRRALSHVVSAFRANKDLVHARYHQPRSQLPAHLGSWVQPARPISSNNCLAANAAQAVGKASEEQAEHPAAKPVAKPAPAVTGSTAAEARIRGHAAESEVVAKAPLESSRAASQMERGFQSGLPPSPSVVVIDTLELLRGFERAGFSAQQAEAITRATLAVTKSSVDPLATKSDLERHILGQLSELREFKQDIGSRHREAAANSKHMADMVLAECEKLRAELRYTHEKVTSSQKLDLNLERGRIRDDLTAQDNKMAAAEARLDREMAAMRTTIEAAKNDVIKYAVGTIMSFGALSLGLMRLLG from the coding sequence atggcgtcgcgacgagcgcttTCCCACGTTGTTTCCGCTTTTCGCGCGAACAAAGATCTCGTGCACGCGCGATATCATCAGCCCAGGTCGCAGCTGCCCGCACACCTCGGCTCGTGGGTCCAGCCCGCTCGGCCAATTTCGTCCAATAATTGCCTGGCTGCCAACGCGGCTCAGGCTGTGGGCAAGGCGAGCGAGGAGCAGGCCGAGCACCCTGCCGCCAAGCCCGTCGCCaagcccgcccccgcggttACGggttccaccgccgcggaggcgaggatccgcgggcacgccgccgagagcGAGGTCGTAGCCAAGGCGCCCCTCGAGAGTTCGAGGGCCGCGTCCCAGATGGAGAGGGGGTTCCAGAGTGGGCTCCCACCCTCCCCGTCCGTCGTGGTCATCGACACGCTCGAATTACTGCGTggcttcgagcgcgcgggcttCAGCGCGCAGCAAGCGGAGGCGATCACGAGGGCCACCCTGGCGGTGACAAAGTCCTCGGTGGACCCGCTCGCGACCAAGTCCGACCTTGAGAGGCACATTCTGGGGCAGCTCAGCGAACTGAGAGAGTTCAAGCAGGACATTGGCTCGCGGCACAGGGAGGCCGCTGCGAACTCGAAGCACATGGCCGACATGGTCCTCGCGGAGTGCGAGAAGCTCAGGGCGGAGCTGAGGTACACCCACGAAAAGGTGACGAGCTCGCAGAAGCTGGACCTCAACCTGGAGCGTGGGCGCATCAGAGACGACCTCACAGCTCAGGACAACAAaatggccgcggcggaggctcggCTGGACagggagatggcggcgatgcgaaCCACGATCGAGGCGGCCAAAAACGACGTCATCAAATACGCTGTCGGTACTATCATGTCGTTcggcgcgctcagcctcggtcTCATGCGGTTGCTGGGTTGA